One Pyrococcus furiosus DSM 3638 genomic region harbors:
- a CDS encoding ABC transporter permease: protein MSRIKTLFMWELNDPLKVGILLAGMLLNTSILHRSYLIVMSSLTISIGTSTLMDNPGNSPTTLVIEGVLRNFSFWMSSLLFLILLGVITFRLDRDSGYANSLYSLPYSKLEIFLVKFFTIIIFSAFLVFLPFFSVIVLSNFTIIDYLPSILFSDMIKFRLIMAIYTLLYSLSIITLLSLLSPNVFVGFIVSFLSIFIPIFLNIANIPPALFILSYYGSVSPFDQKLLISGMVVPAILLSLSGLLIDRRDVK from the coding sequence ATGAGTAGAATTAAAACTCTTTTTATGTGGGAATTAAATGATCCACTCAAGGTAGGCATATTGCTCGCGGGTATGTTGCTAAATACTTCAATACTTCATCGCTCGTACTTAATTGTAATGTCCTCTCTAACTATTTCTATTGGTACCTCAACGCTAATGGATAACCCTGGGAATAGTCCAACTACCTTAGTAATCGAGGGCGTTCTTAGAAACTTCAGCTTCTGGATGAGCTCCCTGTTATTTCTCATACTTCTTGGAGTTATAACATTCAGACTAGATAGGGATTCTGGATATGCAAATTCCCTATACTCTCTCCCCTACTCAAAGCTTGAGATCTTCCTTGTAAAATTTTTCACAATTATCATTTTCTCTGCATTTTTAGTGTTTTTGCCGTTCTTCTCAGTTATAGTTCTTTCAAACTTTACTATAATTGACTATCTCCCCTCTATTTTATTCTCCGATATGATAAAGTTCCGCTTAATCATGGCCATCTATACACTCCTTTACTCTCTTTCGATTATTACTCTTTTGTCTCTTCTTTCTCCAAATGTATTTGTTGGCTTCATAGTGAGTTTTCTTTCTATCTTTATTCCAATCTTTCTCAATATTGCAAATATTCCCCCAGCTCTCTTCATACTTTCATACTATGGAAGTGTCTCACCATTTGATCAGAAGCTATTAATTTCTGGAATGGTTGTACCTGCTATTCTTCTATCCCTCTCAGGACTTCTAATAGATAGGAGGGATGTCAAATGA
- a CDS encoding ABC transporter ATP-binding protein, with protein sequence MIVAKNLVKRFGNIYALKGITTEIPEGTTLILGPNGGGKSTFLKLATGIYRPTKGKIRVLGENPWKSKKIKKYIGASYDPPSFPKLITGREWLMFFASAKGYGEEEVERVAKLFKIDFLDKRIGGYSSGMLKKLSVAQAFIGEPKLIFLDEPLANLDFKNIAGFIKIMRKIKQNNESNFVIISHIWEPLLFLADWILVIADGEIVLEGDVQEVQEDVKSLFKVDVDINEEQDEHA encoded by the coding sequence ATGATAGTCGCTAAAAACCTTGTAAAACGCTTTGGAAACATATATGCCCTCAAGGGTATAACCACAGAGATTCCCGAGGGAACTACTCTTATCCTAGGCCCTAATGGAGGGGGAAAGTCTACCTTTCTAAAGCTCGCTACAGGAATATATAGACCCACCAAGGGAAAAATAAGGGTTCTTGGAGAGAACCCATGGAAAAGCAAAAAGATAAAAAAGTATATCGGTGCCTCCTATGATCCTCCCTCTTTTCCTAAGCTGATTACGGGTAGAGAATGGTTGATGTTCTTTGCCTCTGCTAAGGGATACGGAGAGGAAGAAGTTGAAAGGGTAGCAAAGTTATTTAAAATAGATTTTCTTGATAAGAGGATAGGAGGATACTCCTCTGGAATGCTAAAGAAGTTAAGTGTGGCACAGGCTTTTATAGGAGAACCAAAACTCATATTCCTAGATGAACCTCTAGCCAACCTTGACTTTAAGAACATCGCTGGATTTATCAAAATTATGAGAAAAATTAAACAGAATAATGAGTCGAATTTCGTGATAATCAGTCACATTTGGGAGCCTCTGCTTTTCCTCGCTGATTGGATCTTGGTTATTGCTGACGGAGAAATAGTGCTCGAAGGCGATGTACAGGAAGTCCAGGAAGACGTTAAAAGTCTCTTTAAAGTAGATGTGGATATTAATGAAGAGCAGGATGAACACGCTTAA
- a CDS encoding ATP-binding protein — protein sequence MSRQKFVNRERELAFLEERYASGDAELLIIYGRRRIGKTELLLHFARNKEHVYFLASEKPYRDNLRELQRMMGDFLGDRLFSRIEFSDIDELLIEFSKRVRGRRVVLIIDEFPYLIEHYKPVLSLIQRAWDMELSKSDLLLILCGSSVSSMETEVLGYKSPLYGRRTGQWMVDELPFWSLREFFPSYSTEDIVKVYGVLGGIPAYLLQFDPEKSFDENVVEKVLSKGAFLYEEAEILLKEEMREPANYFIILQAIASGRSRFGEIVNATGLDKSLVSKYLNVLEKLRIVEREVPVTASRKEALKRGKYSITDNYLAFWFRYVLPNKSYLETGLGKEIWERSKEDFKEYMGGVFERLLRKPEVFTKLTNFRFTKIGRWWHKGEEIDLVALNEREKKALFIEVKWKDLSEREARGILKDLKRKVKLVGLDEWGKHYGLVAKNVKGKDKIKEEGWLAWDLEDFERLGVSG from the coding sequence ATGAGTAGACAAAAGTTCGTGAACAGGGAGAGGGAGCTGGCCTTCCTTGAGGAAAGGTACGCCTCGGGAGACGCGGAACTTCTGATAATCTATGGAAGAAGGAGAATAGGAAAAACAGAGCTTCTCCTACACTTTGCGAGGAATAAAGAGCATGTTTATTTTTTGGCAAGCGAGAAACCCTACCGAGACAACCTTCGTGAACTTCAGAGAATGATGGGAGACTTTCTTGGAGATAGACTGTTTTCGAGGATAGAGTTCAGTGATATAGATGAGCTCCTCATCGAATTTTCAAAGAGAGTTCGGGGAAGGAGGGTGGTTCTCATTATTGACGAGTTTCCCTATCTAATCGAGCATTATAAGCCTGTTTTGTCTCTTATCCAGAGGGCATGGGATATGGAGCTTTCGAAGAGCGATCTGCTGCTGATCCTCTGCGGATCGAGCGTCTCTTCTATGGAAACCGAAGTTCTCGGCTACAAAAGTCCACTCTATGGAAGGAGGACTGGCCAATGGATGGTCGACGAGCTCCCATTCTGGAGCTTGAGGGAGTTCTTCCCGAGCTACTCTACCGAGGATATTGTGAAAGTTTACGGCGTCCTCGGAGGAATTCCCGCATATCTCCTCCAATTTGATCCAGAGAAGAGCTTCGACGAGAACGTCGTGGAGAAGGTTCTCTCTAAGGGGGCTTTCCTCTATGAGGAGGCCGAGATACTCCTAAAGGAAGAGATGCGGGAGCCGGCGAATTATTTCATAATACTCCAGGCAATTGCAAGCGGAAGGAGCAGGTTTGGTGAAATTGTGAACGCCACGGGCCTTGATAAGAGTCTCGTGTCCAAGTACCTTAATGTCCTTGAAAAACTTAGAATTGTGGAGCGGGAGGTGCCAGTTACGGCCTCAAGGAAGGAAGCCTTAAAGCGGGGCAAGTACTCGATAACGGATAACTATCTCGCATTCTGGTTCCGCTACGTTCTCCCGAACAAGAGCTATCTTGAGACCGGGCTGGGTAAAGAGATCTGGGAGCGCTCCAAGGAGGATTTCAAGGAATACATGGGAGGAGTCTTTGAACGCCTCTTGAGAAAACCTGAGGTCTTCACGAAGCTGACTAACTTTAGGTTCACCAAGATTGGAAGGTGGTGGCACAAAGGGGAAGAAATAGATCTTGTTGCCTTGAATGAGCGTGAGAAGAAGGCTCTCTTTATAGAGGTGAAGTGGAAGGATTTGAGTGAGAGGGAAGCGAGAGGAATTTTAAAGGATTTGAAGAGGAAGGTTAAACTTGTTGGGTTGGATGAGTGGGGAAAGCATTATGGGCTTGTAGCTAAAAACGTCAAAGGAAAAGATAAAATAAAAGAGGAAGGATGGCTCGCTTGGGACTTGGAAGATTTTGAGCGTCTTGGAGTATCGGGTTAG